In Platichthys flesus chromosome 6, fPlaFle2.1, whole genome shotgun sequence, the genomic stretch TGTACACATTCAAACTCATTAAACATGAGCCAGAATAAACAAGAACTTAAGgtctttaaaaacaaagcagagatTTTGCAGATCtcatgaaaagagagaaaccgTTTCAAAGCTCAGGAGCAACACGAGCTGAGAGCAGAAGATCAGAGCGTCTCTGCTGcgtcatcacacacactcaggacaaCACACAGATGTTGTGTTATTCATGTTCACCAAGGGGCCACAAACAGTCATTTCCACAAAAGGATGAAACGATTTAGGTTTTGTAGGAAACAAAAATAAGCAAAGAGTCTCAGCTGTTTTCCAAAGGACAGAATTTAACGGAGGCTCAGTATCAGTGTGACGTCATGTTCACTGATCTGTTTTCTGTTAATCATGTTTATGCAGATGTATCACAGATGTGTAATTCTGTCCATTAGcgttaaacaaatgttttctcatGTAGGAAACCTGAAGAATATCGTTGATGTTCTGGTTTTAAGGAACGTTCCAGTAGTTGTCTTCAAACTGTGAGAGTTCAgaggttttcaaactaaagcaACTCAGTGTGGTTGCGTAACAATCTATAAATAGTTGCTACAGGTTTGACTTTTAAcatctggataatttcaggagatatGAGGAGTTCAGTGGAGCAGGAGCTGTAGTCAGAAATCGTTTTCAAAGTGTAAAGATTGTTAAAGGGATTTGACTTGTGATGCTTGTGAAGGAAATAACTTGTATGATTTAcaaatatgttatttttctctccttcattcAGGAAACGAGTCAAACCTGTTGGAACTGAGGTTTAAATGTGAATGAGACGAACGCATGTGCTTCAGCAGAGTGTgcatgtgggggggggtgggggtacTGTATAAAACCTGAAGGGACAGAATGTGGGAAACGGCAGCAGAACCAACTTCACACTGAGGAACTGGAATCAGGATTTTCACTCCGGAGACTTTAGAGCTGAAATGAATGAACTTTGGCTGATGAGGCGTTCAGGGGTCACTGGATAATTGAGTTGTTGGAGGTCAGGCAGTGGATGAGCACAGGAGGAACTGTGCTGTGAAGTGACTTTCACACGCAGGAGACATGAGAGCTGCTATTTACTGTAGGTTAGAAAACTGTTGCACTTTGTCGGTTACTGAGTTTTGCCTCCGTCACAGTCGACCTtttgattttcagttttcattctTATTTTTAACAAAGCAAAGCTAAAAGTTTCACAGCCTTTTATACTTTTACCCGTTTCTCCGTGAAAACCCAACTGATACTTATGAGGTCTACGATGGTAAAGGGATTGTGTCATATTGATGAGTTCAtacttttaaatttgtttaagATCTTCTAACTGTTTGGTTTTTTAAATCCGTGCAGACCTGAGAGactggtgtgtgttttggttttagCTTGAAcgtaaaaatgtgtctttagaCGAATGAGACTAAAATAACATGAAACCAACTTGATGGTCACATCCTGAGCAGACTTCTCATCTTCTCACTTCACTGCAGAACAACcagttttatatgttttatttcatgtgctttgtttttctttaatttactttttttaatgaattaaatttAGTCCAGATACAAAAGAAGTGAAACAATGTCTGTTATTTTTACATAACTACTAAAAACACAAGTGTATGTAATAACCGtgaatgtaataataatgtaaatggCAGAACGCTGTGATATTTTGCAAAGTGGATGAAACCACTCGTGTAAATGAATTGTACATTTTGTTATAATGtgaatattatttcattattaaactaATTTACTGTGAGTGCCTGGTAATGAGAGACTGAGTGATTGAGAGAAGAGTCGATGGATCATGTGATGTGTGGTGGTTTTTACACAGCTGGTCACTCACTGGTCACTCACTGGAACTGTTAACTAAACCAGTCACATCCAGCACCATCAGATCCTGAGCAGCTCCTTCAACAGGTGGAGGTCCAGTAGTTCACGTTGTGCAGCTTGAGTCTCTCACTGGATCAAACATTCTTTATAAAAAGCTCAGTAGATTTGTTGAGAAGGTTTTTGTGTCTTTCCCGTGGAGACGAATCATTTTAAAAGGTTGAGAGAAGTTTATATCGtttacataatttaaaaagCTATAGAGGATTTTTCGACATCCCACAATCTTTAACTGACAACTCGAAACATCTCTTCTCCGTCCTCCCAACATCTCTCACCCTGTTGTTAAACCTACACCACATTTTGAACCCATTCGTTTGTAGCTGCTTTGGGACGTTTGTCTGTTTACGAGCGTTTTAATTGTGCGTCGGTGATTGTGGTTCCTCAGCGTGAGGGGACGCACCCGGGTGGAGATGGCGTGAGAGCTCCCCCCCGACCTCAGCGCTGGCGGCTGATGTGACACGAGGCTCTGGAGACTTTCAGACCTCATcatctcagctgctgcaggtttcaATCTGAAGCAGAGGAGTCGTTTGTGTCTTTCAACTCGTCAACACTTCTCTCCTGACTCGTccggcctctgattggctcccaCGTCGCTGCGTCGCTGTGATTGGTTGGATTTAGAGCATTTGTTGATTCATGGATCATTAACGTTCTTATAATAGTTGAGATATTTCGGTCTGAACCCCGGTGCAGGTCAGACGGACTCATTGACATCTGCACCTCCCACGTTTCCCCCCCGATGAACAAACGTTCTTCTGTCACTAGTTTCCTCTCCGACTGACCCCGGGTCTGTTGAGCCTCGTTAGGCGAACCTGGCCCCTCGGCCCCTCTCCAACAAAAGCCAGTTTTCTTTTCCTATTAGAATGAGATGAGTCATCGACGGAGGGCCAACATGGCCgccgctgggggggggggggcaggggcgggagaaagagaaagtgggGCCCAGTGGGTTTAATCATCATTTGGCCTAATTGAGCCGTGAGCCGAcaacttggaaaaaaaaactgtgaacagccccccccggccccccctCCAggccccccaccaccactctcCCAGCTCAGCTCTCTTGTCCAATCCCAGTCGTCCCCATCAACCTCGGCAGCGCAGATCGTCCGTATCTTTATTGGCAAAACAAATTTACATTCTCATTGTGCGAGCATGGACCCATTAGCAGTACATTATATGAGACAACAATACGACTCTATACAACCGGAcattacacaacacaacactatcCCGTCTGCTGCCTCGGTTCACCCTGAGGGACACGCTGCCCTGCACAATGGGGGACAGACAAAGGGACCTATAGGGGGGGCCGCGCTGGTTCCTCGGACCGGGACAGAGAATCACGCTAGGGGACGTAAACCTGTCAAACTAACTCCGCTCTTAAAAAGCAACAATTTGTTGTGTGTCCTCTCGTTTGCGTGAACtttgtcctcagtgtgttgATAAAAGGACAAACTCAAAACTGCAGTGAACACGATGGAAGAAGATGAAGTGTTTATTGATGAACGCTTTGTTTAACTCTATAGAATCGTTACAGAGAGTTTTAAATCAGCCGTGTTGTGTATCCGTGTTGTGTAACGTGTGTGTATCCGTGTTCATGTCGTGACGGAGATTTACTGCAGGAGCTCGTTGGGATCGTTCCATGGAAGCTGAACTTTAGACTGGTGGACGAGTTGTGTAGGATTGAGCTGCTCTCTGACCAGCTCTGGAACACTTGGCCACGCCTGAGTGACAGATCGGTTCATCACTTTCATTCAGCAACACACATGAGAAGAGAGAAGCCGATCAGATGAagacatgtgacacacacacacacagataaggTCCTCGACTTTCTACATCTGTCTGAATCTCAAAGTCCTAAACATCTCCGGTCTCTAAGTTTAAGGGATTTTACCGCCAGTCTTCaaaagtttaaacatttaaaatattataaatctATAGCATTTACAGATCCTCACTTTACTTGTGTATTGCATCATGTGTCAGTCAGTAGATTAACATTCAACTTTATGTGAGCATGTGACTCCTGTGCAGATTCTCTTTGACCATTAGGACAGAAAGACGACTGAGTTTCAGATGTTCAGTGGATccacagagaagctgtggatgtTCCTGTGATGAATGAGACAGACCTGTGGTGTGATATTTGTatagaaacaggaaacaatgaCAGGACCAGTACAATAAATCCtttgtgttattatattttttacaaacgTCACAACGGTTCATGCaaagtaaacgtatctaaagaTCTAAGAACAAGGAGCAGTCGTTTACAGTGTTAGTTTAAAAGATACACAAGTCAGAGAAAGTTGTGAGAGGACGTTTGGAGTTGTGAGAGAAGAGGACACATCTGTTTCTAGAGTCGAGTCAGAGCAGGAGCAGACTGTGACCACAAGGTGGCGTCTCCGAGTCTACAGGTTCCTCTCCAGAAGGACGGTTTTGAGTTCAGCGGggcagctgatggtgaagaCCCGGTGGGAGGTGTCTCTCTTCTCCACCAGGGCGGCGACAGCTTCTCCCAGCTCCAGATGGTTCAGGTAACCAGGAGCCATCCGCTCTGGAGCAGCTACGCCTGTGTTGATCTTCACCTGCCACCGGAACCAGAGGGAAACGCTTTCAAACACCTGATCCAGATCCTCCAACCCTCTCCCACAGAGGTCCACTGACCGGGCCTCACCTGGTTCAGCTTACAGGGCACGTCGGGGTACTCCTCTCGTAGAACCTGGCAGAAAGCCAGAGAGCTGGCAGCTCCCACCGTCAGGAAACCAGTTCCTGGCATCAGCAgcttttctcctgctcctcctgaggCACAGAGCGGCACAGAACGTAAAACTACACGCTGTTCCACTCATGTCCACCAGGTGGCGTTAATGCAGAAGACAATACAACCTCAATGCCAACACGACATCAAcagttaacatggaggagatttaGTCGAGATCAGCACAGAACCAAACTTCTGGATGGATGTTTCAAATGTTTGTCACTTTAAACGTTGAACTTTGTTCTTGAGATGAATCATGAGGACGTTTCACCAACATccaaataaaccaataaaccaataaaccaataaacaaaGAAGAACTAAAGTGAAGGTAGAAGTTCACAATTcacttttctacttgagtaaaagtaagtacttgcatttaaaaatacttaaaGTCTTAATGGTAAAAGTATTTGCAAAATGTCTACTGTATATTGTctttaatacaataataataatacagactTGTCATATTATTTGAAGTTCCTGCTCATGATGCTACTGAAAATAGTCTGGTTCCATAAAGTTTCCTTGTATTTAGAACAAAgcctgaaatgtaaaaacagctCAGTTCTCTGAGAGTGAGAGTCTCACCTGTGATGAAGGTGTAGGTGCAGGTGGAGTCGTCCCTCACCAGCGGGAAGAAAGTCTTCCATGACACAAACGTGCTGAAGAGGAGGGTCTCCATCACCTGAAGAGGGCGACACACAAGGAAGGAGGACAAGTCTCAGACAAGATGAAGCAGCGGAATCTACCAGAAGAGACGCTTACGGACAAAAGTTCaattttttatactttttaaagatttcactgcaaataaaaaaattttcttttcttatgaaggaaatatttaaatgtgtcttcATCCTTGATCGGAGGTGAAATCGACCTGGGACGGCCCGTGTTCTGGTCCACCTGCTGTGTCCATGTGTGCGCCCTCACCCACTGGAGCTCTTTGACGGActgggtgtggggggggccTCCCTGCCACCAGCTGAAGCCCAGAGAGGAAACGATGTCCGTCACCTTCCCCACGGCCTGCAGCAGCGCCTGCTTGGCTAGCTCCGCCCCCTCCTCGGACCCTGGAgcacacaggaggacacatcaGCTCAAACTGGTTTGTGCGACTGTAGTTGGACTCACACAGTTGTGTGAAGGTTAATATTGAGTGTGATTCACATTGATTCTATTTTGTTGACATTGCGATCAGTCGTCTGGCGCCGCTGTTAAAGTTTCATCTTGATATATAGTTCTTACTAACatgctccccagaggatgaGCCCTTTTTGAATTGAGACAGTATCACAACCTGTCCTGTGGAATATCGTCTTCCATCTTCAGAGATTCCACGCCAGCTGAAACGTGACTTCATCTGAGCTGCAATATGCCACTTGTCCACTGGGTGTCACTAAACccttcacactgaacctttaatttatGCTGCCTTGAAATGGGGCtctgttcacccccccccccccctattttAATTTGAGTCATATAGAATTTGTTGATTTTGGCGATGGAtagaaagaaggaaggaaacatACCCACATCCCCCACTATAGTCGTGAGGTTTTCCTTTGTGCTCGGGGAGATGAACGTCCGGAGTCGGTCCAGTCGACTGCTGTCCCTGGAGATCACTGCCACCTtaaaacctacacacacacacacacacacacacacacacacacacacacacacacacacacacacacacacacacacacacacacacacacacacacacacacacacacacacacacacacacacacacacacacacacacacacacacacacgcacattaatCTATGTTGCAGACCAGCACCTTTAACACAGAACAGGTCTAATCCCCCTCACATTAAAACGATCTGTGTATCAAGGTCATcgaggggggggcagcagatGGTAACTGCTCCTTTCAAACATGCAAcgtgaaaataataaaaaattatatttacattgttgTTTCTATGTGTTgttatattttgatatttgttttccaATGTCCTTTTACAGTAATTGTATTTTGAATAGTTTAAGATGATTAATATTGTCCACACTGTATGAGAATGTCCCATATGCTCTGTGTACATATATCACTCCTCTGTCATTTAACTGTATACAATTGTTATCACTGCAATTCATTTCTTTGCAAACTTCAGGATCTACATTTATACTTTATGCTAATTGATGAAGTTTATAATCTTCAACATGGAAACAATGATTCTACGAGCAGCTAAATATGCTTCTCATGGACTTGGACTGTTTTCAGGGATGTGTTGGAATAGAACATCTGAACATCTCAGTGTGCTCCATCGTCTCCAAACGGCCGATCACTGGATGTCAGTGAGATGTGTGGATTAATCAATATCCAATCAAACAGTAGACGTTTATCTATTCGAATGCagaaaatgttaacatgctcataaAGACTTTATAAAACATCAACAGTGCAGTTTGACACTTAGAAACTGTGCGTAAAAGTGTGCGTAAAAGTGTCTCCAGATACCCCTGGAGGTCAGAGTGAACGCAGAGGATGTAAGATCTCAGAGTTTCTTTAGACTTCCACTGGGTCTATGtgtctccaggtgtctccagtTGTCTCCAGTTGTCTCCATGTGTCTCCTGAGCAGCTTACCTTTATCCAGCAGAGCTTTAACGATCCCGGAGCCCACCGTCCCCGCTCCCCCCAGAGCCAGCACCACCCTGCTCGTGTTCGACATCCTGTGCGCGGCTGAAGGATGGAGCGCCTCACTTCTGACAGCAGAGGAACCACGGAGGGTTTTAACTGAGCCTCAGGTCCGCCCCCCGCCACTGTCACCGAGGCCCCGCCCGCAGGTCAACAAAACAAGCCCACCCCACCACCTTGTGCGTGCACCTGTTTCACTGTCTGTGTGGGGACCAGTGTGAGCTCTATTTTAAGGGTCAGATTAGAATTAAGgtgaggggctgtgtgtgtgtgtgtgcgtgtgtttttatgtctgtatgtttatatatgtgtgtgtgtatgcgtgcgtgtgtgtgtgtgtgtgtgtttgcgtgtgtgcgtgtgagacgTGTCCAATACTCTAGATCCCATCAGGGCTTCCGTGTAGATTGTTTAAGCAAACACTGATAAGCCATTAGTGCGGATCTCAGGTCCGGCTGCTGCTACTGGCCTCAAGCAGGACACTGAacgaacctgtgtgtgtgtgcgcgtgcgtgcgcatgtgtgtgtgtgcgtgtgtttgtgcgtgcgtgcgtgtgtgtgtttctaaataTTACTCAGGTTCAAAGTACTAATAATGTAAATTATAAGGGTGAAGAAGTGTTTTAGGGTTTTAAGGTTTATGTTAGTGTAAGAGTAAGATAAGTagttagtgtgtgcgtgtgcgtgtgcgtgtgagcgAGATTGTGGAGTATCTTAAAGGTGAattgctgccctctagtggataaGAAGCATTCAACACTACAAATAAGTGtgataataatgtaatatataaatattatatattttaaatgtgctcTCACGCACTGATTCTGGATTTCTTCTACAAATCACATCAACACCGTGAAATCATATTCGTTtattaaatgaaggttaatttCAATCTTCAAAACTAGATTAAATTGTCAAAGATGACAGATAATATATTTTAGttagtaataataattaatttgactCTAATGTATGTAGAGCTGTTTATGAGGCTGTTCTCTTTGAGCCTTGTCTCTGTACAGACGTTATATTATTCTGTTAGAAAAGAAGATATAAGAAAGAGAAGCTGTAATTAAAACTTATAAAGTTTATATACAGCCT encodes the following:
- the si:dkey-238o13.4 gene encoding uncharacterized protein si:dkey-238o13.4 isoform X1; protein product: MSNTSRVVLALGGAGTVGSGIVKALLDKGFKVAVISRDSSRLDRLRTFISPSTKENLTTIVGDVGSEEGAELAKQALLQAVGKVTDIVSSLGFSWWQGGPPHTQSVKELQWVMETLLFSTFVSWKTFFPLVRDDSTCTYTFITGGAGEKLLMPGTGFLTVGAASSLAFCQVLREEYPDVPCKLNQVKINTGVAAPERMAPGYLNHLELGEAVAALVEKRDTSHRVFTISCPAELKTVLLERNL
- the si:dkey-238o13.4 gene encoding uncharacterized protein si:dkey-238o13.4 isoform X2 is translated as MISGFKVAVISRDSSRLDRLRTFISPSTKENLTTIVGDVGSEEGAELAKQALLQAVGKVTDIVSSLGFSWWQGGPPHTQSVKELQWVMETLLFSTFVSWKTFFPLVRDDSTCTYTFITGGAGEKLLMPGTGFLTVGAASSLAFCQVLREEYPDVPCKLNQVKINTGVAAPERMAPGYLNHLELGEAVAALVEKRDTSHRVFTISCPAELKTVLLERNL